TTGATGTCACCCCAGAACTGCTGTTCACTAACTTCTCAGTTAGATGTTGAATAAACCTACTTTGcaatttctcaatattttttcaactgttttaacattctggaaaaaaaaaattaatggaaacaCAAGAAAACACATAGATAGGGAGGCACAGTTTCCCATTTGCCTCAGGCTCTGATGTGGCTCAGAGTGGTACTGTGAGAGCTTATCTTTATTTActattctttcatctttttttttaaaacattagtaCTAATAGTTTttgaatatcacaataaaatattattcacgCTGATTACTGAGATTTGgggcataaaattaaaagatgcttgctccttggaagaaaagctatgataaacctagacagcatattaaaaagcagagacattactttatcaacaaaggtccatctagtcaaagctatgttttttccagtagtcatatatgaatatgagagttggatcataaataaGATTGAGtgctggtgcttttgaactgtggtgctggagaagactcttgggagtcccttggaatgcaaggagatcaaaccagtcaaccctaatgaaaatcaaccctgaatattcatcagaaggactgatgctgaaactgaagctccaatacttcggccacctgatgtgaagagctcactcattagaaaagaccttgattctggggaagattgaaggcaggagaagcgggtgacagagggtgagatggttggatggcatcagtgtctcaatggacatgagtttcagtaagctccaggagatggtaaagaacagggaagcctggtatgctgcagtccatggggtcacaaaaagtcacacgtgactgagtgactgaacaacaatggcttTGATCATCCGTCCATTCCAGCTTCCCTTCCCCACTATCTCTGGGAATGAGaagtgtgtgctcagctgctcagtcgtgtctgactctttgcgatcctatggactgtgtgtagcctgccaggctccttttcccttgggattctccaggcaagaatactggagcgggttaccatttcctcctcaaggggatcttccccacctggggattgaacccacaatctctggagtctcctgcattgacagatggattctttaccactgagccactggggaagccgtGGAAATGAGAAGAGATGATGGCAATTATaatcccatgctgctgctgctgctgctgctaagtcacttcagtcgtgtctgactctatgcgaccccatagacggcagcccaccaggctcccctgtccctgggattctccaggcaagaacactggagtgggttgccattccttctccaatgcatgaaagtgaaaagtgaaagtgaagtcgctcagagtgtccaactcttagtgaccccatggactgcagcctaccaggctcctccatccatgggattttccaggcaagagtacaggagtggggtgccatcgccttcgcCGATAATCCCATGAGCATGAGCCTTAACTCAGAGATAAGGGTGAGGGGAGAAGGTGAGGTGGGGAACTTTGTtgtaagacaaagaaataaaggaaagatcTTGAAAGCCAGGAACAGGGAGGACACTCTACTTGCTTCTCCAGGTCAAACCCATGGAGGTATCTGGATTCCCAGGAATGGAGGAAAGGAAGCAGGCAGATGAGAGGTCTCCAAGAAGTTGAGAAATCAGAAACAAGGAAACAGTTCAAGGAGAATATGTATTTTCAGTCTGGGTTTAGCAGATAGAAAAGGTTGGGATTAGCTCTTGGAAAGAACTCTGAAATGGAGAGCTATTGTGTCTATGGGCAAATATTTCTTCACTCTTTATTTGCTGACTTCTCAGTTGTCTGCAAACATTCTGAAAATCCTGAACTGGCATTTCCAGCCCACCACACAAAATTACAGGTGTCCCACATTTACATAGCACTTACTACATCACAAGCTTCTTTCAAACACTGTACTTTGTGAGGTAAGCAGGAACGGTTTTCTATATTCATGAGATTGTCTCACTTGGCAGATTCAGAATGCAAAACTAAGACTTCAGATGGAGTTACAGGGTTGTGTTTACCACTCTCAGCTGTCATGTACGTTCCCCAGAAAACCTGTAGTCCCCACAGCTTAGTTTCTTGGGTCAGTTTCTTAGGGGTcagttttcacattcttttcttttccctttcttgtcttcCTTAGAAACAAATGCAGGTGTGAGCCCCAGGCCTCCAACCGCCTACCTTTGCTCTGTCATCCTCGCCCACTGTCCAGGAAGCGGGCCTGAAAGGCAATGAAGCGCTGCTGCAAAGATGCAAAGATAAGAGGAAATTCCCAAAAGTGAAATGTGTTCTAGGGGCTGAGTGTTTCCTAGGTGTAAGAGAGAGAGGTACCCTTGGTCTTGTTTGGCCCACAAAACCCAAAGAAGCCATTTCTCAGCAAATGTCTTTGGCCATCCCCAGTGTgtactgaggggcttcccaggtggctcaatggtaaagaatccgctggccaatccaggagatgtaggagactcaaattcaatccctaggtcaggaagatcctctggaggatgaaatggcaacccactccagtattcttgctggaaaaatcccttggacagaggagcctggtgggctacagtctatgcagtcccaacaagtcagacatgactgagctactgagcgaACCTGCACACACATAATGCACACTGAACCAAACCAGGACCAATGGTATTTAGAAGTTTCATATGATTTATCTGAACAGTATTGATGTGCCTTTAAAGGAATTTATAATTAGCTGAAGGGATTTGGTGAATTGGAGAAAGACTGGGACTTGGCTAATTATCTGCTCAGATTCTTCCCCTGTAAAATAGGGATTTAATTAACTAAATGGTTCTAGCTCAGATgttgaaaacatttcatttagGACACTGAAATGAGTTCATAATAGTTCATGTACTAGAAGATCCATATAATTAACCTTTCtatattttcattcctttaatttttactattataaacaaAGCTCTATTATGCATATCCTTAAATATTTGACcatatatagcaaatattttcatttttaatccaaTATAATAGGTAAAAGATAGCATTTCACTAATttgtgttgctttttaaaaaattgttttattgaagtataattgatttacaatgttgtgttagtttctcctgtacagcaaagggattcagttatatgtatatatatttttttttttttcatattctttcctattatggtttatcacaggatattgaatgtagttccctgtgctatacagtagggctttgtcgtttattcattctatatttacagtttgtatctgctaatcccacacTCTCCATCCGCTGCCTACCAccccccttccccttggcaaccacaggtttGTTCTCTACGTGAGTCTGCTTCTTTCATAGCTAAGCTCTTctgttttggccatgccacaccacaacttgtgggatcttagttctctgatgagGGAGCAAATGCAAGCCcagggcagtgaaagcaccaagtcttaaccaccaaaCCAAGGAATTCCCATTTGCATCATTGTCAGGAAGcctttaacaggaggcttcctgtgtgctgttttggatctgtcatgaatcctctgttcctgaatattcaggaattaagaggagtggcaaaccactcccaGGGCTGAGGACTGCATgcatttccttcgttagtttttcCATACGGTGATAAGTAACTATTTacgaccctcttcctttttacgaactatacagtaaaagtgattatttacaaccctctctctttgaTATGGATTGCCTTATGTTTCCCTGATAATTTGTAAGCCTGGACTTTTGAGATTTATCTTTGCTGAACAAAGctatcttgtaagacagtatatataccCACTCTACGTTGAGTAAAACGCCTTTGCTCCATCAGAtcttgggtccccgtgtctttcttcctctctcttcctggctAATTCTCTGAAGTGTAGAAACCCATCATGTTCACTCTTCTGCcagggcttctaagacccactcgagaaggcaTACTTCACCCCATTGAGAGTGTGCCCCGTGCCTTCATGAGCAACACAAGCCCTGTGtcaagggctttattggttttctgtatAAACCAGGGAATATcagcctctctctcttttactttattgtcgactctggaccaccaggttccagtccattaaaggaccccaacatatcatattttagattccacgtggaTGATATcattatggtatttgtctttctgatttacttcacttagtatgataatctctaagccCAAccagaagttggcttaaaactcaacattcagaaaacaaagatcatggcatctggtcccatcacttcatggcaaatagatggggaaacagtggaaacagtgtcagacttcatttttttgggctccaaaatcactgcagatggtgattgcagccatgaaattaaaagacgcttactccttggaaggaaagttatgatcaacctagatagcatattgaaaagcagagacattactttgccaacaaaggtctgtctagtcaaggctatggtttttcctgtggtcgtatggatgtgagagttggactgcaagaaagctgagtgccaaagaattgatgcttttgaactgtggtgttggagaagactcttgagagtcccttggactgcaaggagatccaaccagtccattctgaaggagatcagccctgggatttctttggaaggaatgatgctaaagctgaaactccagtactttggccacctcatgcgaagagttgactcattggaaaagactctgatgctgggagggattgggggcaggaggagaaggggacgacagaggatgagatggctggatggcatcactgattcaatggactccaggagttggtgatggacagggaggcctggtgtgctgcgattcatggggtcgcaaagagtcggatacgactgagcaactgaactgaactgaactgaagcccatccatgttgctgcaaatagcattacttcattcttttttggagaaggaaatggcaatccactccaggactcttgcctggggattcccatggatggaggggcctggtgggctgcagtctatgggattgcaaagagtcagaaacgacttaagcaactaacacacacacacacacagacacacacacatacttttttatgactaagtagtattccattatcagagaaggcaatggcaccccactccagtactcttgcctggaaaatcccatggatggaggagcctggtaggctgcagtccatggggtcacgaagagtcggacacgactgagcgacttcactttcacttttcactttcatgcattggagaaggaaatggcaacccactccagtgttcttgcctggagaatcccagggatgggggagcctggtgggctgccgtctatggggttgcacagagtcagacatgattgaagtgacttagcagcagcagcacagtattccattatatatgtgtaccacatctttttttaaaaaaaaatatttatttatttggctacaccaggtcttagttgcagcatgagaactcttagttgtggcatgtgggacccagTTCCCtcaccaaggatcaaatctgggcccctGCATTATGTGCACAGTCTTGGctactagatcaccagggaagtccccacatcttctttatttattcctctattgatggacatttaagttgctcccatgtcttagccattgtaaatagtgctgctatgaacatagaggtgcaaGTTTTCTTtggacatatgcccaggagtggtacTGCAGGAAAccatggcaattctatttttagttttgcttttttttttttttaatttagaatgactttcacttttattttgagAGGTATCATTCATTGTTATCTGACTTTATTAATTTCCCTGCCACTATATATGCTCTTACTTTTTCCTCCAACATGTCATTTGCATTTTGAGTTTTGTCCATGGTAACTATCTTGTATTAATGGCAGAGCAGTctcttttctgtgtttatttttatgcttGGAACCATTATCTTAGCCTGAGAGGCATTCATATGTTGCCTGGTAATTAAGAAAACTAGGCTCTAAGAGAAGAAATGTTGCCCAGGCCCTATATCTAGGGAGTGTGGGGCCAGAACTGAACCTCAGTTTTACCTCAGGCTCTTCCCTTATTCCTCAGGCTTTCTCTGATCAGCTGCTTAGCAAGCACCCAAGAGcctggggaaaggaagggagataCGGAGTTCTCATCTgagaagcggagaaggcaatggcaccccactccagtactcttgcctagaaaatcccatggatgaaggagcctggtaggctgcagtccatggggtcactagagttggacacgactgagcaacttcactttcacttttcatttcatacattggagaaggaaatggcaacccactccagtgttcttgcctggagaatgccagggatggcggaggctggtgggctgccatctatggggtcgcacagagttggacacgactgaagcgacttagcagcagcagcagcatctgagaAGACCAGGAGCATAGTTATATATCCCTGGTTATATATCCTAAATCATTTCCTTCCAAATACTGATTTCTTAAAGATCttgctaaagttccaatactttggccacctgatgtgaagagctgactgattagaaaagaccctgatgctaggaaaggctGAAAGCaaaaaggcagcagaggatgagatggttaaatagcttcactgactcaatggacatgaatttgagcacactccaggagatagtggaggatagaggagtctggcatgctacagttcatggggtctcaaagagtcagacacgacttagtgactcaacaaaaacaaagacCTTGTCcatgttgttcatttgtttttgttttttcagttgttttgttttgcttttggttttgttttggccatgctgtgttaCTTGCTGGATTTTAGTACCCTAactagaaattgaacccaggcctgggAAGTTaaagcactgaatcctaaaaAAATGGGCCTCCAAGGAATTCCCAAGAACTTGCCCTTGTTGAGGATAAATTTCCTGCAAAGAATGTAAGAAAACTAGAGACAAAAAGCAAGAGacagcatcttttatttcttttccacctACAAGAAACTTGGAAATGCTGAAGTCTAATTTCAGAGAAAGACCATCACTCACCAATCAGCATATACAGATTCCATGGCCAGCTTTGCCATGGCATATATGAGTAAATAGTTCGTGAGTCAGTGTCTTCTCTCTTTACTACAGCTTGATAAATATAAGGGttaattaatgtttattaatCCATTCCAATGTGGATTTCACACATTGTAAGGCACTATAGGGGCAGAAAGACAGGGAACCAGAGAGAAGCCTTATAAAGGTCAGAGTTCAGCCAAGCCTTCTGCTCCATTTGAACAGAAGACAGCCATCCAGTCTCCTACCATGCAGCTCTGCTTCTGTCTCTTTGGGCCCCAGACCTGGGAAACTCAGCATATCCCCTCATGAAGACACACAGGAGCAGTTTCCTGACACCCTCCGTGGGCACGGGGTAGCCTGGTGTTCTGCCCTCCAGCAGGATCTGGTGGTACTCTCGTTCCCTCTTCACCTGGTACTGCCATTTGGGAAGAAAAATGGGGGTGAAGGATGGGGGTTTGAGGCTAGAAAGATGTCTACTGATGAAACCTGAGTAGTCTGGAGTCAAAACCCAAGGTGCTGACAATGTAGATCCAACTTAAGATTTTTCAGGCCATGAGGCCTTCCTGGCAGTCTGTGTGTTGGTACTTTAACTTCACAGAATGGCAAGGAAGCAAGGAAGGTGAAATATGTAATTGGACATTTCAGCAGCCTGTGCTCAacccctgatgctgctgctgctgctaaatcacttcagtcgtgtccgactctgtgcaaccccatagatggcagcccactaggctcccctgtccctgggattctccaggcaagaacactggagtgggttgccatctccttctccaatgcatgaaagtgaaaagtgaaagtgaagtcgctcagttgtgtctgactcttagcgaccacatggactgtagcccaccaggctcctccatccttgggattttccagacaagagtactggagtgggtgtgcTCATCACCTAGTTTTCCTTAAAGTCAGACTGCGCAGAGCAATTTAAGGCTGCTGGTGTTCAGCTCTGATGTACACCAGATCCTTATTTATAAACTGAGTAAAGCTAAGTTTTGCTACTCTGTAACCTTGAAGGTAGTCTGCCACATGAACAAGAAGCATCTTTATATAATTTCTCCAACCTTGAGGGTTCAGTCCCCCTGGCTAAGCAGGTTTCCTCCACATAGGTgtgcttcccaccctctccctcttggcATGGATGAGTAGGTACCAGAGGGACCCAGGCTACACTGTGTGaactgaaaagaagagatgcattTGCATTCACCTTCCAACTTCTCTCTCTACTCAAACCCATTCATTCTACACTGGGGTTTGCATTTGGCCATACACAATGAGTTGGGAGGAGGACTTGCTTTTAGGAAATTGTTTGCCCAGGAGCAGGGATGTGTTCAAAGTCCAGAGGGAAGACACACTTGGCTGGACAAGGGAAATGGGCAGTGTGCacatggagaagagggaggatcCATTCCAGGCCACAGAAATAGCCACAGTGAATCCCATTCTGTGAGTATTGAGTTTATTTCTACAAATCAGCCCTCACCCTACCCCTCAATCCCTTCTAAGGTTTACAGAACATTTAAGTGCTTCATATTGATCAAGTGAATCATATTGATTCATATTGATAAAAAGCCAGGACAGATGGACTTCCAAAGATCCCTTTTCCTCCCATCTAAGGAAACCCCTTAGGTCCTCTGCCTGCCCATATCCCCTGCACTTTATGCCCTTCCATCTTGACAACTGCATTTCATTAGAAATATGTCTATATCTCTCCAGCACAAATACACAAATCTTCAAATCCTTTTTCAATTTTGCATACTATTAAAAAGTATAGATGAGCCCTAGCTGATTTCATCTGTGACCTGACTCACACTTGCTTAGGTTATGCCCACTGTTTTGTTGTAGCAGGAGTTTAAGTGCTGTTCCCAGAGCTGCAATGGCTGAGGGCTGGGGTGCCTAGGGCCTCCCACCAAGGTCCTTTCTCAGAGGTAGGGATGGAACAGGTTCCTCATATTGGCACGTGCCTTCTTTGGAAAGGGCTGAGAAGAAGCAGGATGGGAACACAGCTCCTGGGGCAGAGGGGGTTGAGGAGGTGAAGAGGCCGGAGTAGGTGGAAGTGACCAACAGGACCACGGAGGCACAGCGGCCTCCAGGCTCTGGGACAGTGGCTGCTCGAATTCCATCTCTGGCTTCGGAGCAGGCGAAGGCTGCCAGTTCCACCATGGCTGCTGTTCACCAGAGGGGGGACATTGCCCGTATCCCTGCGGGGGCTCATCCCCTTGAGCCAGGAACTGTTCGGGGTCCCCCACATAAGTCTCTGCACAGCCAGCTTCCAGTTGTGGAGAGGACTGTTGGGAAGCATTGAGAATTTTGGGGTTGAAGCCTGAGGAGAAATAGTGGAGGCTGAAGCTCGAGGAGAAAGAGTAGCGCAGGTCTCCGGAAGGCTCATCAGCTGCAGTTGGCAGGTTACGCGAGGCCATATTCATGCTGGGGTTACCAACATACCCACCAAAATCAGCTTGATCAGAAGCATTCCCTGGCTTCGAGGAAAATAAACTGGCATTCTTCTGGGCCGCCAGAAGACACTGCTGGCAAGGGCAGTTGGGGGCACAGAGTCCACCCTGACTGGGTCTTGGAACTGGGGCGCCAACTCTTCCATGAATGGGTTCTGGAACCGGGGGGCGTGCCTTTTCCTTTGTGTTCTTGCGAGATCGAGGATCTCGAGCTCTTCTGTTCTGAAACCACACCTAGAGGGGCGGGGAtagggggagggagatggagaaaggaagagacaccGAGTCACAGGGATGGTGAGACAAAAAGACATTTTCCAATTAAGCCCAGTCCCATAATTATCACCACCAAGGAGCATGTAACTTAAGGTAGAATtcagaataaaagtaaaattcgTGGTAAGCTGATTCAAACCATTCAAGGTGTGGCCCAACCTTAACCATCCGGGCAAAGCTCCCCAAGGCATCATGTGCGCATGCGTCCCACAACCCAGGACGCTGTGTGGAGGCCGCCATAGCGACACACCCTTTCTCTCCCATTCTACTTTCCAATCCTTGTTGGCACTTTCACtgtgctttcactttcactcctggCTCTGCTCTTCTCTGCCAACTGCAACTCACCCCTTCTTATCAAGATTATCTTTGAAAGAAGCCTCCTCCCATGGCGGGGGAGGCCGGGGGGCGGGGCCGACGGGACTGGACAGATGCTGGTCAAAGGGTACCAACTCTCAGGTCATAAGATTAacaagttctggagatctaattACAGCatgttgctaagttgctaagaAAGCAGATAGATATTTAATGCTCTTATCATAAAGAAATGTTAACTATGTGACAGAATGAGGTGTTACGTAAGCTGTACAGTGGTAATCATTTTTTAGTTTATAAGACAGAACCCCTCTGAGTAAAACCCCTTTTCACCCCAAGCCCCCTAGTTCAGTGTCAGTTCCTCTGTGGGTCCTTTCAGGACCTCACCTTGGATAGGTGAGGCCTGGGAGCAAGACACTTATTagtcccacctcctctcctttgCCTGACACTGGgagtcctcttctcttcccattCCCAGGCAggcctcctctctgcctcctctaGATTTGAGATGCGGTTCCACCTCCCCTAGGGCTACTCCTTCTCCTGGAGGCTCCTCTTCACCCCTGACCCTGGTCCAGTTCTGCCAGGCCTCCCCTTTGCCCTCCAGGACCACAACAGTGGCCTCTTTATAGGCCCAGCCACTGGGCAAGCCCTGAAGATGGAACAGAACAATAAAGGAACTTCACTGACAATTcccacacattttcttttcccttagggAAAACAACTCCCCCAGGGAAACTGCAGGATAAAGGCCCAAACTTACAGCAGAGGGGTGAGGGAAGAGGGACATTCCCAAAATTCCAACCCTGCACTCTCCTATACACACCCTGGCCCCAAGGCAAGCCCACCTCCAGGTAGGCACAGGATGCTGGCTTCTTCCCCCACACCCTGGCCTTTGCAAATGCTAAGCTGATCTCTAACCAGGAAACTTTCCCAGTCTCTCTGGCCCctaattgggtttcccaggtggttcagatggtaaagaatctgcctgcaacgtaagagacctgggctcaatccatggaaaggaaagatcccctggagaagggaatggcaatccactccattattgtccctttgggaaatcctatggacaaaagagtctggcaggcactgggtggcaaagagctggacatgactaatcGACTTTCACTCTCTGGCCCTAATAGGGTGTCTACCAGGTGCCCCCAGAGGGATGTCCCATAGCTGAGCTTTTGAACTTCAAGGTTTCCCATCTGGCTCCAGATGCTACCTGAAGTATAAACGGAACCCCAGAACCTTTTACTGAACTTCTGAACCCAGTGCTTCTGCCCATAAGTGGTCGTGAAGTTGtacctgcctgcctgctaagtcgcttcagtaatgtacaactctgtgtgaccctatggaccgtagcccgccaggctcctctgtccataggattctccaggcaaaaatattgaagtggtttgccattcccttctccaggggatcttcccaacccagggatcgaacccaagtctcttagtctcttaacgtctcctgcattggtgtttgggcttcccagatagcactagtggtaaagaatctgcctgccagtgcaggagacgttaaTCTAGGACTGAAAACCACTGGTCAAGAACAGAGATTTCAATCCTAGCtacacatcagaatcacctgggaggcTTTCTAAACAGCCTGTGTATATTCCAGCTCCGCCCTCAAAGACCTGAATTTCattaagagcagcagcagcagttttcagACTTGACCTCACACTTCAATCACctagagggcagaggagggggtgtTACTTAAATTCCCAGGCTGGACCCAGACTCATCCCAGtagacttcctggaggagcaaTCAGAGAGACTACAGTGTGCCCCCAAGGCTGTGACCCAGAGATCCAAAAGATCCAAGATCCCTGGGACCTCCAACCCCCCTTGGGGGGTCCCTGTGAAATCAAAACC
Above is a window of Bos indicus isolate NIAB-ARS_2022 breed Sahiwal x Tharparkar chromosome 8, NIAB-ARS_B.indTharparkar_mat_pri_1.0, whole genome shotgun sequence DNA encoding:
- the LOC139184420 gene encoding double homeobox protein 4C-like gives rise to the protein MSSEESFSGPAPESQEGQRRRRTKYDKNQSKILFEAFKSDAYPDINVRMALAERIKVPEPRIQGLPSGWAYKEATVVVLEGKGEAWQNWTRVWFQNRRARDPRSRKNTKEKARPPVPEPIHGRVGAPVPRPSQGGLCAPNCPCQQCLLAAQKNASLFSSKPGNASDQADFGGYVGNPSMNMASRNLPTAADEPSGDLRYSFSSSFSLHYFSSGFNPKILNASQQSSPQLEAGCAETYVGDPEQFLAQGDEPPQGYGQCPPSGEQQPWWNWQPSPAPKPEMEFEQPLSQSLEAAVPPWSCWSLPPTPASSPPQPPLPQELCSHPASSQPFPKKARANMRNLFHPYL